In Hydrogenimonas thermophila, the genomic window CAATGAACTGCATATAAATTTCCCACATTTTGTAGCTCATGATAAGGTGGAATTGATAGATATAAACAAATTAGAAAAGTTATTTGAAATTGCAAATAATATTTCAGGTCAGTTTATAGTGCCTATAATATATGATAAGATAGAATCTATTTATGACAAATATAAGGGCAATGTTATACTAGAGTTATCTGAAGAAAATAAGTTTTTTGGGGTTTAAATTTTTGAGTATGCGAAATTTTCAATAAAAGACAATATTTACCCCAAAAGCCAAGACAAAATTTGAAATTTTTTAATGAATTTAGCTTAAATTGTAGGTGATTTTTGCTAATTTGCAAGTGGCTCTAATTATTTCATAATGCAAATAATAAAAAGAACTTGTAAGTATAATGATGATTTTGCTATTGATTTATTTGAACAGAAATATTGTGTTAAGGTTTATATAAAATTTTGCCGGATTGGGCTAAAGCCCATATGTTAAATACAAACTTACTGTGATTTTTTTTTAGAATTTTTAGGTTATAATATCTGCGTTTAATTTTATATTAGGAGTTGGGTTATGAATGAAGAAGTACAAGAGAATATTGAAAATAGAAATGAAAATGCAGAAAATGGAAAAAAAGGTTCTGTCGTTGAGCTTCTTTCTAAAAAAATAGATGAAGTTTTAGCTCGCATCAAAGCTGTAGAAGAAGAGAATAACAACCTTAGAAATGAAATTGTTGCACTAAAAGCACAGAATGAAGCAAAAGATGCACAAATAGCTAAATTGGATGAAGAGTTGATGATGAAAGACCTTGAAATTGAAGAGGTTATAGGCAAGATAGAGACAATGCTTAGCGAATGAAAAGAGTCTCGATTGTAATTGGCGGTAAACGCTATACTATTACACTAGAAGAGCCATTTGCCGATTTAGTTGAAAAAGAGTTAGAAGAGATATTTGATATGGGCAAAAACAATGATACAAAACTGCTTTTGCAAGCTTTTCTTTCAAAACAGATAGAGTGTTTGGAGTTAGAGCAAAAGATAAATGAACTTATAAATAAACTATCAGTTTAATGAGTATTAAGAATCAAAAGAGAGCTTTTACTTTAATAGAACTGATTTTTGTGATTGTAATATTGGGTATTTTGGCAAGTGTAGCAATTCCAAATTTTTCAGGAACGGTTGATAATGCATATGTTGCCAAAGCCCAAGCAAAAGTAGATACTGTAAGAAGTGGATTGCAAAATTATCGCTCTACCTCAATTTTAAAAGGTAATGGGGCTACATATCCTTCATCTTTAGACAAAGACGGCAAGCTTTTTGCTGTTGTTGCAGAAGGTGAAGATAACAGTACAGAAGTTGGCAAGTGGAGTGCCGACGGAAATATTTATACATATCATACCAGAGATGAAAATATTGTCTTTGAATATAATGCTACTACAGGTACCTTTGAGTGCAAATCTCCAGAGAGTTTATGTAATAGGTTTGAGTAATATTGTCAGTGAAATATTATGAAATAGCCCTTTTGGGTAAAAAACTCTTCTCTCTAACGTACAGTTATGAAGATTCTTTAAACTTTGGCTCCATAGTTAATGTACCACTTCAAAAGAGAAAAGTTAAAGGTGTAGTACTTCGTGAAGTAGAAAAACCGGACTTTTCAGTTGTTGACATAGAAAATGTAGAGTCTCTCTACTATCAAGAGTGGCAGTTGGAGTTAGCTTCATTTATATCTACCTATTACAGATGCCAGATTGGTGAAGCTTTGCAGTTAATGGTGCCTTATTCACACGACTATCCTAAAGCAGATAAAACTGCACATACTGCAAGCGACATTGTTCTTTCACCCAGCCAGGAAACGGCTTTTAAAGATTTGCTAAGCAGAGACTCTTCACTACTTTTTGCTCCTACAGGAAGCGGAAAAACAGAGATTTATATAAAGCTTTTTGACAAGGTTTTAAATGAAGGCGGCTCTGCTCTTTTTTTAATGCCTGAGATTAGCCTGACTCCACAGATGCAAAAGAGACTGGAAGCCTATTTTGGTGAAAAGGTAGCTATCTGGCATTCAAAACTTACTAAATCAAAACGTCAAAGTGTACTTGAGTCAATTAGAAATGGAACTG contains:
- a CDS encoding type II secretion system protein, yielding MSIKNQKRAFTLIELIFVIVILGILASVAIPNFSGTVDNAYVAKAQAKVDTVRSGLQNYRSTSILKGNGATYPSSLDKDGKLFAVVAEGEDNSTEVGKWSADGNIYTYHTRDENIVFEYNATTGTFECKSPESLCNRFE